One Caloenas nicobarica isolate bCalNic1 chromosome 36, bCalNic1.hap1, whole genome shotgun sequence genomic window carries:
- the LOC136000994 gene encoding hepatic lectin-like, with the protein MDEEHLNDDLHVFKDRNFFQQKLRSFFTVYLLLALSFLLIITLFAVSLSRVSAISSKLNEVQPEQRHNFSGRDSLLFPCGPGSREWEYFDGKCYYFSLARTNWHEAKAQCEEMHSQLAVINSYAKQNFVMFRTRNERFWIGLTDENAEGEWEWIDGTDYKTTFTFWKEGEPNDSNSNEDCAHVWVSGKWNDVYCTYECYYVCEKPLPN; encoded by the exons ATGGACGAGGAGCATCTTAACGATGATCTGCACGTTTTTAAAG ataGAAACTTCTTCCAGCAGAAGCTGAGATCCTTTTTCACCGTGTACTTGCTCCTGGCCCTCTCCTTCTTGCTCATCATCACCCTGTTTGCCGTGTCGCTCTCCAGAG TTTCGGCCATTTCTTCCAAACTCAACGAGGTGCAGCCGGAACAGAGACACAACTTTTCTGGCCGGGATTCCCTGT TGTTTCCCTGCGGACCCGGCTCCAGGGAATGGGAATATTTCGATGGCAAATGTTATTACTTCTCCCTCGCCCGAACGAACTGGCACGAGGCGAAGGCGCAGTGCGAAGAGATGCACTCGCAGTTGGCCGTCATCAACAGCTACGCCaagcag AATTTTGTCATGTTCAGGACAAGGAATGAGCGCTTCTGGATCGGGCTGACGGACGAGAACGCGGAAGGGGAATGGGAATGGATCGACGGGACTGACTATAAAACCACGTTCAC ATTTTGGAAGGAGGGGGAGCCCAACGACAGCAACAGCAACGAAGATTGTGCCCATGTCTGGGTCTCCGGGAAGTGGAACGACGTTTACTGCACCTACGAGTGCTACTACGTCTGCGAGAAGCCGCTGCCCAACTGA
- the FBXL12 gene encoding LOW QUALITY PROTEIN: F-box/LRR-repeat protein 12 (The sequence of the model RefSeq protein was modified relative to this genomic sequence to represent the inferred CDS: inserted 4 bases in 3 codons) — protein sequence MKGVQGVNRDVPAPPEPARGKDGGRRGAGAAAAPDPGAAAGAGPTAGGRVGSPRSERPPPASAPPLSAASASLQRLPAGAPSGAGPRDVGLRRAEHSTWPLRCLARWRFQDNLRALRLRSPAGPGINRRLLTPALLRDLRTRCPQLRCVAVDDADLRSVPYASLPXSLTRLELSRCXNPDSWFCGWAVPQLQHLVVRSINTFESHHLLNVASHXTPEESVSGFLNIDDMDIGRAAPDLEGLELFVLHGSVITDSAVDFIRRHMRRLRFLEIRSARSLTNAGLDHLTSPRHLETLGLDLSDRISLGAVIALCQALPQLRKLKLAIPHSADEVRARIQESLPTVALHVMPYAEQMSIYFTE from the exons ATGAAAGGGGTCCAAGGAGTGAACAGGGACGTCCCGGCCCCACCGGAGCCCGCCCG CGGGAAAGATGGCGGCCGCAGAGGCGCCGGAGCTGCTGCGGCTCCGGATCCTGGAGCTGCCGCCGGGGCGGGACCGACCGCGGGTGGCCGGGTGGGATCCCCCCGCTCCGAACGGCCGCCCCCCGCCTCGGCTCCGCCGCTGAGCGCTGCCTCCGCCTCCCTGCAGCGCCTGCCGGCAGGGGCGCCATCTGGTGCGGGACCGAGAGATGTGGGTCTGAGACGGGCCGAG cacagcacctggCCCCTGCGGTGCTTGGCGCGGTGGCGGTTCCAGGACAACCTGCGGGCGCTGCGGCTGCGCAGCCCGGCCGGCCCCGGCATCAACCGGCGGCTCCTCACCCCGGCACTGCTCAGAGACCTCAGGACGCGCTGTCCCCAGCTCCGCTGCGTGGCCGTGGACGACGCCGATCTCCGCAGCGTCCCCTACGCCAGCCTCC GCTCCCTCaccaggctggagctgagccGCT TTAATCCCGACTCCTGGTTCTGCGGCTGGGCCGTGCCTCAGCTTCAGCACCTCGTTGTCCGCAGCATTAACACCTTTGAAAGTCACCATCTGCTCAACGTCGCCTCCCA TACCCCTGAAGAGAGCGTTTCTGGCTTCTTGAACATCGATGATATGGATATTGGGCGAGCGGCTCCGGATCTGGAGGGGTTGGAGCTCTTTGTGCTGCACGGCTCCGTTATCACTGACTCCGCCGTGGATTTTATCAGGCGCCACATGAGACGTCTGCGGTTCCTGGAGATCCGCAGCGCCCGGTCCCTGACGAATGCGGGGCTGGATCATTTAACGAGCCCGCGGCACCTGGAGACGCTGGGTCTTGACCTCAGCGATCGCATTTCTCTTGGGGCCGTCATTGCTTTGTGCCAAGCGCTGCCCCAGCTGAGGAAGCTCAAATTAGCCATCCCTCACTCTGCAGATGAAGTAAGAGCTAGAATTCAGGAGAGTTTGCCCACTGTAGCTTTACATGTAATGCCTTACGCGGAGCAGATGTCGATCTATTTTACAGAATGA
- the UBL5 gene encoding ubiquitin-like protein 5: MIEVVCNDRLGKKVRVKCNTEDSIRDLKKLIAAQTGTRWDKIVLKKWYTIFKDHVTLGDYEIHDGMNLELYYQ, encoded by the exons ATGATCGAAGTCGTGTGCAACGACCGTCTGGGCAAGAAGGTGCGGGTGAAATGCAA CACCGAGGACTCGATCCGCGACCTGAAGAAGCTGATCGCGGCCCAGACCGGGACCCGCTGGGACAAGATCGTGCTCAAGAAGTG GTACACGATCTTCAAGGATCACGTCACGCTGGGCGACT ATGAGATCCACGATGGGATGAACCTGGAGCTCTACTACCAGTAG